The following coding sequences lie in one Tichowtungia aerotolerans genomic window:
- a CDS encoding family 20 glycosylhydrolase: MRNIHKSMICMLASLMIPVLAFSEFEDRLKELIPVPKTVSVQEQIVAIPAASDVLQIVDPKVAAFRSAVEMIRVRLQQGQQRFSVVDESAGGSTVLMFQKDDGLAPEEYRLVVSQNGMVVSAADEKGIAWAGVTLEQLLGSLRSGDSLPEMTLADRPDQAYRGIMIDVARQPHPIGVIRDVVQLCRWYKLGYLHIHFTDSQLWTLPSTKYPALSAENTTYTKRELEELEAFARSMGVTIVPEFDVPGHSYALIRLMPELGTRTAARGRPVLDVLSDRTYEVLDDLIGELCEIFESTPYIHLGADEVKREKEIWPQMEGYNLFLQKNGLADVEELYRYFVRRVSLLISAHGKTPVAWEGVAAEGNPAMPPELTMMSYECYYEMPGAYIENGHNVINTTWVPLYITNRRHPDLTAIYDWELSQWGHWWPKSAAKDGLSVKPTDRILGGQICAWELPAALEIKLLRNRAGVLGERLWNDRRSLSAEECIGAVEGLTETFVKTHTLSPVTREALSQAKDSSEPPVFQEKMMDRFEGSDIRNWQVGGAGTGVALTSDVVYSGNESLAVQFSTPGKGTHNISLWTRLDDIQVAGVEYHFLAATDTGAGAVYTKVRMRSKKPQKQYALKFYSELFKQKLPVYPSASLESAAWQIYDTSLPGDVSKVLPEGDVLPAPVVDRLEILIRVTTETAQTGTIYLDDLKITTP, from the coding sequence ATGAGAAATATCCATAAGTCGATGATCTGTATGCTCGCGAGTCTGATGATTCCGGTGCTGGCATTTTCTGAGTTTGAGGACCGCCTGAAGGAATTGATTCCGGTTCCCAAGACTGTTTCGGTTCAGGAGCAGATCGTTGCGATTCCGGCCGCGTCTGACGTGCTGCAGATCGTCGATCCGAAAGTAGCCGCGTTTCGCAGTGCTGTGGAGATGATTCGTGTTCGGCTTCAGCAGGGTCAGCAGCGTTTTTCCGTTGTTGATGAATCTGCGGGCGGCTCCACTGTGCTGATGTTTCAGAAAGATGACGGGCTGGCTCCTGAGGAATACCGGCTGGTTGTTTCGCAGAACGGCATGGTCGTATCGGCGGCTGACGAGAAAGGGATTGCATGGGCCGGGGTGACGCTGGAGCAGCTGCTGGGGTCTCTCCGTTCCGGTGATTCGCTTCCGGAGATGACGCTTGCGGACCGGCCGGATCAGGCGTACCGGGGAATTATGATTGATGTGGCCCGGCAGCCGCATCCGATCGGGGTGATCCGCGATGTGGTTCAGCTCTGCCGCTGGTATAAACTCGGTTATCTGCACATTCACTTTACCGATTCTCAGCTGTGGACACTGCCTTCGACAAAGTATCCCGCGCTGTCCGCCGAGAACACTACTTATACCAAACGTGAGCTCGAAGAGCTGGAGGCGTTTGCCCGGTCTATGGGTGTCACCATTGTTCCGGAGTTCGATGTGCCGGGTCACAGCTATGCGCTGATCCGGCTGATGCCGGAGCTCGGAACCCGAACCGCCGCGCGCGGGCGCCCTGTGCTGGATGTGTTAAGTGATAGAACTTATGAGGTTCTCGATGACCTGATCGGTGAACTTTGCGAAATTTTTGAGTCCACTCCGTACATTCATCTGGGTGCGGATGAAGTGAAGCGCGAAAAAGAGATCTGGCCGCAGATGGAAGGCTATAACCTCTTCCTGCAGAAGAACGGGCTTGCGGATGTCGAGGAGCTGTACCGTTATTTTGTGCGCAGGGTCTCGCTGCTGATTTCAGCTCACGGGAAGACCCCGGTCGCATGGGAGGGCGTCGCTGCGGAAGGGAATCCAGCCATGCCGCCGGAGCTCACGATGATGTCGTATGAGTGCTATTATGAAATGCCTGGGGCATATATTGAAAATGGGCACAATGTTATTAATACCACCTGGGTTCCGCTGTATATCACCAATCGTCGTCATCCGGACCTGACGGCAATCTACGATTGGGAACTCAGTCAATGGGGACACTGGTGGCCGAAGTCGGCCGCGAAGGACGGGCTGTCCGTAAAGCCGACCGACCGGATTCTGGGCGGTCAGATTTGTGCGTGGGAGCTTCCGGCGGCACTGGAAATCAAACTGCTGCGCAACCGTGCCGGTGTTCTGGGTGAGCGGTTGTGGAACGATCGGCGGTCTCTTTCTGCAGAAGAGTGCATTGGTGCGGTCGAAGGGTTGACGGAAACATTTGTCAAAACGCATACGCTGAGCCCGGTAACCCGGGAGGCGTTGAGCCAAGCGAAGGATTCGTCCGAGCCGCCGGTCTTTCAGGAAAAGATGATGGACCGTTTTGAGGGGTCGGATATTCGCAACTGGCAGGTTGGCGGTGCCGGAACGGGCGTGGCGCTGACGAGCGATGTTGTTTACTCCGGCAACGAAAGCCTAGCGGTGCAGTTCAGTACGCCGGGAAAGGGAACGCACAATATCAGCCTGTGGACCCGTCTGGATGATATTCAGGTTGCCGGGGTGGAATATCATTTTCTGGCAGCAACGGATACGGGTGCCGGGGCCGTTTATACAAAAGTGCGCATGCGTTCCAAAAAACCGCAGAAGCAGTATGCGTTGAAGTTTTATTCCGAACTCTTCAAACAGAAGTTGCCGGTTTATCCGTCTGCATCGCTGGAGAGTGCTGCATGGCAGATCTATGATACATCGCTGCCAGGTGACGTTTCCAAGGTTTTGCCGGAAGGGGATGTGTTGCCGGCGCCGGTGGTTGACCGGCTGGAAATTCTGATTCGTGTAACGACAGAAACTGCACAAACGGGCACGATCTATCTAGATGACCTGAAGATCACTACTCCTTAA
- a CDS encoding sulfatase-like hydrolase/transferase — translation MKRRDFIGIGSIAGVACAAKRTNTFGFSTGGNDERPDVLLIMPDQMRGDCLSALSHPVVRTPTLNKLASEGALFERAYATVPSCIPARYAMLTGLSPQSSGVVGFAAKTITTPTLPDVLASHGYSTVLVGRNMHQKKESGTCGYQKNILGSTYVSNDEYDRFLRREAPESGGIRKLIRSSGNDVNLWLASSWPLNDDLHPTTWTVARSKDVIRNESPDKPLFLTTSFYSPHPPLFSPKKYFNRHMASILPGPARGDWVDWDAVPSEGTPPYTRIWFSGERCRRAQAGYFGLIEQIDTEIDSLIRQFKERSEKAGRPWVIVFTSDHGEMLFDHGYFRKCEPYQGAANIPFIIAASPEMGLEHGLRNRQPVCLEDIMPTVLALAGVRAPSCVDGTNLVPVLRGKRQNIREVLHFEHARCYSDEQEFHALTDGRYKYIWRPATGREQLFDLDHDPSEINDLSLADSSTEQLEMWRKRLIKRLEGRPEGFVQNGELVTGRPYPPLNRTTPLFENEASTR, via the coding sequence ATGAAGCGGAGGGATTTTATAGGGATAGGTTCGATAGCTGGGGTTGCGTGTGCTGCAAAGAGGACGAATACGTTCGGTTTTTCAACTGGCGGGAACGATGAACGCCCCGATGTTCTGTTGATTATGCCAGATCAAATGCGCGGCGATTGTTTGTCGGCTCTGAGCCATCCTGTAGTAAGGACGCCGACTCTGAATAAACTCGCGTCTGAGGGCGCCTTGTTTGAACGGGCGTATGCAACGGTTCCATCTTGTATTCCCGCACGATATGCAATGTTGACCGGTTTGTCCCCGCAAAGTAGCGGTGTGGTGGGGTTTGCTGCAAAAACAATCACGACGCCGACTCTCCCTGACGTGTTGGCCAGTCATGGGTATTCCACGGTGCTTGTTGGGCGGAATATGCATCAAAAGAAGGAGAGTGGTACTTGTGGATATCAAAAAAATATCTTGGGTTCCACTTATGTAAGCAATGATGAATACGACCGTTTTCTGAGGCGGGAAGCTCCGGAAAGCGGAGGAATCAGAAAACTTATTCGTTCGTCCGGTAACGATGTTAATCTGTGGTTGGCCAGTTCGTGGCCGCTGAATGATGATTTGCATCCGACGACATGGACCGTTGCGCGGTCTAAAGACGTTATTCGCAATGAGTCGCCAGATAAGCCGCTCTTCCTGACGACTTCATTTTATTCGCCGCACCCTCCATTGTTTTCGCCAAAAAAATATTTTAATCGGCACATGGCTTCGATATTGCCGGGGCCGGCTAGGGGGGATTGGGTGGATTGGGATGCAGTACCTTCAGAAGGCACACCACCCTACACCCGCATATGGTTTTCCGGCGAGCGATGCAGGCGTGCACAGGCCGGTTATTTCGGTTTGATCGAGCAGATCGATACGGAAATTGACTCGTTAATCCGACAGTTCAAAGAGCGAAGCGAAAAAGCTGGAAGACCGTGGGTGATTGTTTTTACAAGCGATCATGGTGAAATGCTCTTTGATCATGGATATTTCAGGAAATGTGAACCCTATCAAGGGGCTGCAAATATCCCGTTTATCATTGCAGCCTCTCCAGAGATGGGATTAGAGCATGGATTACGGAATCGGCAGCCGGTTTGCCTTGAAGATATTATGCCGACGGTTTTGGCTTTGGCCGGCGTGCGGGCTCCATCCTGTGTCGATGGCACGAACCTGGTTCCCGTCTTGAGAGGCAAGCGTCAAAACATCCGTGAAGTGCTTCATTTTGAGCACGCCAGATGTTACAGCGATGAGCAGGAGTTTCATGCTTTAACGGATGGTCGGTATAAATATATTTGGCGCCCTGCCACGGGAAGAGAGCAACTCTTTGACCTTGATCATGATCCTTCTGAAATAAACGACCTTTCTCTGGCCGATAGTTCCACCGAACAGCTTGAAATGTGGAGAAAACGGCTGATAAAAAGACTTGAGGGCCGCCCGGAAGGATTTGTGCAGAATGGAGAACTCGTTACGGGTCGGCCGTATCCGCCGCTGAACCGGACGACTCCTCTATTTGAGAATGAGGCATCCACAAGGTGA
- a CDS encoding sodium:solute symporter family protein produces MIYLTALDWSIIGTFFVTVIIIGIWQSRQAGKSSADFFLGGRGMPWWLLGISMVACTFAADTPNLVCGLVREGGVAKNWYWWAFLITGMITVFVYAKLWRRSGVMTDLEFYELRYGGRPAAVLRGFRAVYLGMFFNVLIMAAVTLAIIKYGQLLFGFSKLQCVVFGSVGVVIYATLGGIKGCIWADFFQYSIAMFGAVWAAIASVKDAGAVVAGSAGASAAQFGLSDLLSHPNVAGKLRIFPDLHDPNMWVPMLLMPLAVQWWAAWYPGAEPGGGGYIAQRMLSAKDEKNAIGATLFFNFAHYALRPWPWIIVALASLVVYPEVADIQNTFPHIDPSIVGDDIAYPAMISRLSPGFLGLVIASIIAAYMSTIGTHLNWGSSYAVNDFYKRFVKKDATEKEMVRMGRTCTVVLMVFAGGLSMLLTDATQAFNLLLLSGAGSGAIYLLRWFWWRINAWSEISAMIFTTLVAAVLTFGFNGDREALLDLQVTDTFTLSGSSVKFLIAVLGTTIAWIAGTLLTRPESEKTLRSFYRKCQPGGPGWKKLIDKAVSEGDMIDGEEHGKSWEVPLEILCVFIGCVFVYSALFCIGSLVYANVLQATVLGTVSAASGIFIFVVWKKLHVHAQRMRVEGDS; encoded by the coding sequence ATGATATATCTAACTGCATTGGATTGGTCGATTATCGGAACGTTTTTCGTGACGGTCATCATAATCGGGATTTGGCAGTCGCGGCAGGCCGGAAAAAGTTCCGCGGACTTTTTTCTCGGTGGGCGCGGGATGCCTTGGTGGCTGCTTGGGATTTCCATGGTTGCCTGCACCTTTGCGGCCGATACGCCGAATCTGGTCTGCGGTCTGGTGCGCGAAGGCGGTGTGGCAAAGAACTGGTACTGGTGGGCGTTTCTGATCACCGGGATGATCACGGTTTTTGTGTATGCCAAACTTTGGAGGCGCTCCGGCGTGATGACAGACCTGGAGTTCTATGAATTGCGCTACGGCGGCCGCCCGGCGGCGGTCCTTCGGGGATTCCGTGCCGTCTATCTCGGCATGTTTTTCAACGTTCTGATTATGGCCGCGGTTACGCTGGCCATCATTAAATACGGCCAGCTTCTATTCGGGTTCAGCAAACTGCAGTGCGTTGTCTTTGGTTCTGTCGGGGTCGTGATCTATGCCACGCTCGGCGGAATCAAAGGATGTATCTGGGCGGACTTCTTCCAATATTCCATCGCCATGTTTGGAGCTGTTTGGGCAGCCATTGCATCCGTAAAAGATGCGGGGGCAGTGGTCGCCGGGAGCGCAGGCGCAAGCGCCGCGCAGTTTGGTCTTTCCGATCTTCTGTCCCATCCCAATGTGGCCGGTAAACTGAGGATTTTTCCGGACCTTCATGATCCGAACATGTGGGTCCCGATGTTGCTGATGCCGCTCGCCGTCCAGTGGTGGGCGGCCTGGTATCCGGGGGCCGAGCCGGGAGGCGGCGGATACATCGCCCAGCGCATGCTTTCTGCGAAGGACGAAAAAAACGCCATCGGCGCGACGCTGTTTTTCAACTTTGCCCACTACGCCCTGCGTCCGTGGCCGTGGATTATCGTCGCACTCGCCTCCCTGGTGGTTTATCCCGAGGTGGCGGACATTCAGAATACATTTCCACACATCGACCCAAGCATTGTCGGTGATGACATTGCCTATCCGGCCATGATCTCCCGGCTCAGTCCCGGCTTTCTCGGACTGGTTATCGCCTCCATTATTGCGGCCTACATGTCCACCATCGGAACGCATCTGAACTGGGGCTCTTCCTATGCTGTGAACGACTTTTACAAACGCTTCGTCAAAAAAGACGCCACGGAAAAGGAAATGGTTCGCATGGGCCGGACCTGCACGGTGGTGCTGATGGTGTTTGCCGGCGGACTTTCGATGCTGCTGACGGATGCAACGCAGGCGTTCAATTTGCTGCTGCTTTCGGGTGCGGGGTCGGGCGCGATTTATCTGCTGCGCTGGTTCTGGTGGCGCATTAATGCCTGGAGCGAAATTTCGGCCATGATCTTCACAACGCTCGTGGCGGCTGTGCTCACCTTCGGTTTCAACGGCGACCGTGAGGCGCTGCTCGATCTGCAGGTCACCGACACATTCACCCTGTCCGGCAGCAGCGTGAAGTTCCTGATTGCCGTGCTGGGAACCACCATTGCATGGATCGCCGGAACGCTGTTGACCCGGCCGGAGTCCGAAAAGACTCTTCGTTCCTTTTATCGCAAATGCCAGCCGGGAGGGCCCGGCTGGAAGAAGCTGATCGATAAAGCGGTTTCGGAAGGCGACATGATCGATGGAGAAGAACACGGAAAATCATGGGAAGTCCCGCTGGAAATCCTGTGTGTTTTCATCGGATGTGTTTTTGTCTACAGCGCGCTCTTTTGCATCGGAAGCCTGGTCTACGCCAACGTTCTTCAGGCGACCGTGCTCGGTACCGTTTCGGCGGCATCAGGAATCTTTATCTTTGTCGTATGGAAAAAACTGCATGTCCATGCGCAGCGAATGCGGGTTGAGGGAGACTCATGA
- a CDS encoding sulfatase-like hydrolase/transferase, translating to MQRRDFVKTGSVAGLVYAVGGDVFGGVAGRSNRQPNILLIMPDQMRGDCLSVLSHPVVKTPTLDKLASDGVLFERAYATVPSCIPARYAMLTGLSPQSSGVVGFAAKTITTPTLPDVLASHGYSTVLVGRNMHQRPESGTCGYQKNILGSTYEENDDYDRFLRREAPNSGGIRNLIRSSGNSINLWPSRPWPLSDHLHPTAWTVARSKDVIRNESPDKPLFLTTSFYSPHPPLFSPKKYFDQHMTSALPEPARGNWVDWDAVPSEGHPPYTRIWFSGERRRRAQAGYFGLIEQIDTEIDSLIRQFKERSEKAGRPWVIVFTSDHGEMLFDHGYFRKCEPYQGAANIPFIIAASPEMGLEHGLRNRQPVCLEDIMPTVLALAGVRAPSCVDGTNLVPVLRGKRQNIREVLHFEHARCYSDEQEFHALTDGRYKYIWRPATGREQLFDLDHDPSEINDLSLADSFTGQLEMWRKRLRKRLEGRPEGFVQNGELVTGRPYPPLNRTAPLFENEL from the coding sequence ATGCAAAGAAGAGATTTTGTAAAAACAGGTTCTGTTGCAGGGTTGGTGTATGCGGTAGGAGGGGATGTTTTTGGGGGTGTTGCGGGTAGGAGCAATAGACAGCCCAATATTCTACTGATTATGCCGGACCAGATGCGTGGCGATTGTTTGTCGGTTCTGAGTCATCCTGTGGTAAAGACGCCGACTTTGGATAAGCTCGCGTCTGATGGAGTCCTGTTTGAACGAGCGTATGCAACGGTTCCATCCTGTATTCCCGCACGATATGCAATGTTGACCGGTTTGTCCCCGCAAAGTAGCGGTGTGGTGGGGTTTGCTGCAAAAACAATCACGACGCCGACTCTCCCTGACGTGTTGGCCAGTCATGGGTATTCCACGGTGCTTGTCGGACGGAATATGCATCAAAGGCCGGAGAGTGGAACCTGCGGATATCAAAAGAACATCTTGGGCTCCACCTATGAAGAAAATGATGACTACGACCGTTTTCTGAGGCGAGAAGCCCCGAACAGTGGAGGTATCAGGAACCTTATTCGTTCGTCCGGAAACTCCATTAACCTTTGGCCGTCTAGACCGTGGCCGCTGAGTGATCATTTGCACCCAACGGCATGGACCGTTGCGCGGTCTAAAGACGTTATTCGCAATGAGTCGCCAGATAAGCCGCTCTTCCTGACGACTTCATTTTACTCGCCGCATCCTCCGTTGTTTTCTCCAAAAAAATACTTTGATCAGCATATGACTTCTGCGTTGCCAGAGCCTGCCAGAGGGAACTGGGTGGATTGGGATGCGGTGCCTTCAGAAGGGCATCCTCCCTATACCCGCATATGGTTTTCTGGCGAGCGACGTCGGCGGGCACAGGCCGGTTATTTCGGCTTGATCGAGCAGATCGATACGGAAATTGACTCGTTAATCCGACAGTTCAAAGAGCGAAGCGAAAAAGCTGGAAGACCGTGGGTGATTGTTTTCACAAGCGATCATGGTGAAATGCTCTTTGATCATGGATATTTCAGGAAATGTGAACCTTATCAGGGGGCTGCAAATATCCCGTTTATCATTGCAGCCTCTCCTGAGATGGGATTAGAACATGGATTACGGAATCGGCAGCCGGTTTGCCTTGAAGATATTATGCCGACGGTTTTGGCTTTGGCTGGCGTGCGGGCTCCATCCTGTGTCGATGGTACGAACCTGGTTCCCGTCTTGAGAGGCAAGCGTCAAAACATCCGTGAAGTGCTTCATTTTGAGCACGCCAGATGTTACAGCGATGAGCAGGAGTTTCATGCTTTAACGGATGGTCGGTATAAATATATTTGGCGCCCTGCCACGGGAAGAGAGCAACTCTTTGACCTTGATCATGATCCTTCTGAAATAAACGACCTTTCTCTGGCCGATAGTTTCACCGGACAGCTTGAAATGTGGAGAAAACGGCTGAGGAAAAGACTTGAGGGCCGCCCGGAAGGATTTGTGCAGAATGGAGAACTCGTTACGGGTCGGCCGTATCCGCCGCTGAACCGGACGGCTCCTCTATTTGAGAATGAACTCTGA
- a CDS encoding helix-turn-helix domain-containing protein — translation MKPNIQKLAQLFVTNRDAYNGISYEAPLELPNNILVFTRTTLRPSDYKNTVHHRYVLIFFITGSGSLFVDNNHYNVQENQALLILPFQQHYYAPPSQEIEWLFISFELAETHPFGAFQQSVSISELMRSSLRELLTAYHTGAAQKTATMLSCILYELAIGKAAHPVSPSTGQIVIAKINTYIHQHLDEPFTLDDLARHCAFSVSHLRTQFKNAMGISLGHYVHSVRINHAIKLLLRTRLTVSEIAYQSGFSSPAIFCRAFKKEIGISPLKFRKKQSASAK, via the coding sequence ATGAAACCTAATATCCAGAAGCTTGCGCAGCTGTTCGTGACCAACCGCGATGCCTACAACGGCATTTCTTATGAGGCGCCGCTGGAGCTGCCTAACAATATTCTGGTTTTCACCCGCACGACCCTTCGTCCCTCCGATTACAAAAACACGGTGCACCATCGCTATGTTCTCATCTTTTTCATCACAGGAAGCGGCTCCCTGTTTGTTGATAACAACCATTACAATGTTCAGGAAAACCAGGCACTGCTGATCCTGCCGTTCCAGCAGCACTATTACGCGCCGCCGTCGCAGGAAATCGAATGGCTGTTCATCTCGTTCGAGCTGGCAGAAACCCATCCATTCGGAGCCTTTCAGCAGTCAGTATCCATATCGGAGCTGATGCGATCCTCGTTACGGGAACTCCTGACAGCCTACCACACCGGGGCCGCGCAAAAAACCGCAACCATGCTTTCATGCATCCTTTACGAACTGGCAATCGGAAAGGCGGCACACCCGGTTTCTCCCAGCACCGGGCAAATCGTCATTGCAAAAATCAACACCTACATCCATCAGCATCTGGACGAACCGTTCACGCTGGATGACCTGGCCAGACACTGTGCATTTTCGGTGAGCCACCTGCGTACACAGTTTAAAAACGCCATGGGAATTTCGCTGGGACATTACGTACACAGTGTACGAATCAACCATGCCATCAAACTGCTGCTCCGCACCCGCCTGACAGTCAGCGAAATCGCCTACCAATCGGGATTTTCATCCCCGGCAATTTTCTGCCGGGCTTTTAAAAAAGAGATTGGAATATCCCCTCTGAAATTTCGAAAGAAGCAATCTGCTTCTGCCAAGTAA
- a CDS encoding family 20 glycosylhydrolase — protein sequence MKKILIAGMIVVTAISFRCQADLLAEWHTSGLPGGFKLNSVWKPVVAARIDKNKSRIKLDETKLKTGYGRHASRMTFFSQNTGSLAINRYLQLQIAPVPGATMALDRLVLNVKSAVGDGAEKIAVRSSVDNFSKNLLATDLVRGEEKTIRLELAEFDGIESVVEFRIYFWRATKWGCGYLEDLTTGEGAVQIFGKVNSTTNDAVLLQSDVGVSQHSLIPWPKEISFGSGMLEVKSGTSICIQNNKIQPLAEVFQKELAHLFGLDLAIIRKVGSRGDVLLEIDPMLEETQYRIIINDQVVVKGGSYSALAFGTVTVGQLMEQEKAGGSVQLSKAVITDSPDCSYRGLMVDLARKWHPVDAVKQLVDLCRWYKINYLHLHFTDNQSWTLPSKIQPMVSTPARHYTFSELYELEHYASSRGVTIVPEIDVPGHSRALIQALPDYVAISHQPWSAISAGREEAYDLLDELIGEVCEIFSSTPYFHIGADEVKFEEWERDEFAMEYMKKNGIEDLHDLYHHFIVRMNEIVKSHGKQTIVWEGFKLGGRTDIPKDVIVMPFESYYEDPRQLAQEGYTIINTSWKPLYIVNKRRWSPEEIYQWNIYRWENWSSKSLAINGLEVSEKANVIGAQICAWEQSAEAEIPSIRKRLAALSERVWNIYPSKPVEDFLSRLDVLDHRFSLLNNQ from the coding sequence ATGAAGAAGATATTAATAGCGGGAATGATTGTCGTGACAGCGATCTCTTTCAGATGTCAGGCGGATCTTTTGGCAGAATGGCATACTTCTGGTCTGCCCGGTGGTTTTAAGTTGAATTCAGTGTGGAAGCCTGTGGTCGCGGCAAGAATCGATAAGAATAAGAGCCGGATCAAGCTAGATGAGACGAAGCTTAAAACAGGATACGGTAGACACGCTTCTCGGATGACCTTTTTTTCTCAAAATACCGGTTCTTTAGCCATAAATCGTTATTTGCAACTTCAGATCGCTCCTGTTCCCGGGGCAACGATGGCTCTGGACAGATTGGTTTTAAATGTTAAATCAGCGGTTGGGGATGGTGCTGAAAAAATCGCTGTGAGATCCAGTGTGGATAACTTTTCAAAAAACTTGCTAGCTACCGATCTGGTTCGAGGGGAAGAGAAAACCATTCGTTTAGAGCTCGCTGAGTTTGATGGTATAGAATCTGTTGTTGAATTTAGAATTTATTTTTGGAGGGCGACCAAGTGGGGATGTGGATATCTGGAGGATTTAACAACAGGGGAAGGTGCTGTCCAGATTTTCGGGAAAGTCAACTCGACAACCAATGATGCTGTGTTATTGCAATCTGATGTTGGCGTGAGCCAGCACAGCTTAATTCCTTGGCCGAAAGAAATATCATTTGGTTCTGGGATGTTGGAGGTGAAAAGTGGAACGAGCATCTGTATTCAAAATAACAAAATCCAGCCGTTAGCTGAAGTTTTCCAAAAAGAGTTGGCTCATTTGTTTGGATTGGATTTGGCAATTATAAGAAAGGTAGGGTCTCGCGGCGATGTGTTACTTGAGATTGATCCGATGCTGGAAGAGACTCAGTACCGGATTATAATAAATGATCAGGTGGTTGTAAAAGGGGGGAGTTATTCAGCTCTGGCATTCGGGACTGTAACCGTGGGGCAGTTGATGGAGCAGGAAAAAGCCGGCGGTTCTGTTCAGCTTTCGAAGGCTGTCATAACCGATTCTCCCGATTGTTCGTATCGAGGTCTAATGGTTGATTTGGCAAGAAAATGGCATCCTGTGGATGCGGTCAAACAACTTGTTGATTTATGTCGCTGGTATAAAATCAATTATCTCCACCTTCATTTCACAGATAATCAATCGTGGACTTTACCTTCAAAAATTCAACCAATGGTTTCGACGCCGGCAAGACATTATACTTTTAGTGAATTGTATGAGTTGGAACATTATGCAAGTTCACGTGGCGTTACAATTGTTCCAGAGATAGACGTTCCAGGGCACTCCCGAGCTTTAATTCAGGCATTGCCGGATTATGTGGCAATTAGTCATCAGCCATGGTCGGCCATTTCCGCAGGTCGAGAAGAAGCCTATGATTTGTTGGATGAATTGATTGGTGAAGTGTGTGAAATCTTTTCTTCTACCCCTTATTTTCATATTGGTGCAGATGAAGTGAAATTTGAGGAGTGGGAGAGGGATGAGTTCGCTATGGAATATATGAAAAAGAACGGCATAGAAGACCTTCACGATTTATATCACCATTTCATTGTCCGGATGAATGAAATTGTAAAGAGTCACGGGAAGCAAACGATTGTTTGGGAGGGATTTAAGTTGGGGGGGCGGACTGATATTCCGAAGGATGTCATTGTAATGCCGTTCGAGTCATATTACGAAGATCCACGACAGCTTGCTCAGGAAGGATATACCATCATTAATACCAGTTGGAAGCCTCTTTATATTGTCAATAAGCGTCGGTGGAGTCCCGAAGAGATCTATCAGTGGAATATTTACCGGTGGGAAAATTGGAGTTCAAAATCACTTGCCATAAATGGTCTGGAAGTGTCTGAGAAGGCTAATGTGATTGGTGCGCAAATTTGCGCTTGGGAACAGTCGGCAGAAGCAGAAATTCCAAGCATACGAAAACGTCTAGCTGCACTGAGTGAACGAGTCTGGAATATTTATCCTTCCAAGCCAGTCGAGGATTTCCTGTCTCGGCTTGATGTGTTGGATCACCGTTTTTCTTTATTAAATAATCAATAA